One Candidatus Eisenbacteria bacterium DNA window includes the following coding sequences:
- a CDS encoding MmgE/PrpD family protein, whose amino-acid sequence MSEAAAHAIAARVDRIRTGRLPEAVATRAAELLLDYLGVALGGAGEESTVVLRRGLAALATAGDATIIGTNERMAPPHAAIANGAAAHALEMDDTHLGGSIHLGASVFSAALAAAEIAPASGETLLRAAVAGYEVAARLAIALDPAAHYRRGFHPTGTCGAFGAAAAAGVVIGLDADALTSAFGIAGSQAAGSMEFLADGAWTKRLHPGWAACAGLHAAALARAGFRGPATIVDGRFGFLHAYGEGASRATLDRFDDYELMHTGVKPHACCRYAQGPIDAVLALRGEHAITPERVARIEVGIVNAGFAIVCEPLDAKRRPGSVVDAQFSLPFSLAVALVRGAASPAEFVPRNWDDPLVRRLMDRVEPVRDAALDAMFPRVWPCWVRITLDDGGRHEARITHPTGDPERFPSPPEQRAKFAGLARRALAPDRIDALAAAATRIAGASDVRALLALTRPGI is encoded by the coding sequence TACCTCGGCGTCGCGCTCGGCGGCGCGGGGGAGGAGTCGACGGTGGTCCTCCGGCGCGGCCTCGCGGCGCTCGCGACCGCCGGCGACGCGACGATCATCGGCACGAACGAGCGGATGGCGCCGCCGCACGCCGCGATCGCGAACGGCGCCGCGGCCCACGCCCTCGAGATGGACGACACGCACCTCGGCGGCTCGATCCATCTGGGAGCCAGCGTATTCTCGGCGGCGCTCGCGGCGGCCGAGATCGCTCCCGCCTCGGGCGAGACGCTGCTGCGGGCCGCCGTCGCGGGCTACGAGGTGGCGGCGCGGCTCGCCATCGCGCTCGATCCGGCCGCGCACTACCGGCGCGGCTTCCATCCCACGGGGACCTGCGGCGCGTTCGGGGCGGCGGCCGCCGCCGGAGTCGTTATCGGCCTCGACGCGGACGCGCTCACGTCCGCGTTCGGCATCGCCGGAAGCCAGGCCGCGGGCTCGATGGAGTTCCTCGCCGACGGCGCATGGACGAAGCGCCTGCACCCGGGCTGGGCGGCGTGCGCCGGGCTCCACGCCGCCGCGCTCGCGCGCGCGGGGTTTCGCGGCCCGGCGACGATCGTCGACGGCCGCTTCGGCTTCCTGCACGCGTACGGCGAGGGCGCGTCGCGAGCGACGCTCGACCGGTTCGACGACTACGAGCTCATGCACACGGGCGTGAAGCCGCACGCCTGCTGCCGCTACGCGCAGGGTCCCATCGACGCCGTGCTCGCGCTGCGCGGTGAGCACGCGATCACACCCGAGCGCGTCGCGCGCATCGAGGTCGGGATCGTGAACGCTGGCTTCGCGATCGTCTGCGAGCCGCTCGATGCGAAGCGCCGGCCCGGCTCGGTCGTGGACGCGCAGTTCAGCCTGCCCTTCAGCCTGGCCGTCGCGCTCGTACGCGGTGCGGCGTCGCCGGCGGAGTTCGTACCGCGCAACTGGGACGACCCGCTCGTTCGTCGGCTCATGGACCGCGTCGAGCCCGTACGCGACGCTGCGCTCGACGCGATGTTCCCGCGCGTCTGGCCCTGCTGGGTGCGGATCACGCTCGACGACGGCGGGCGGCACGAGGCGCGGATCACGCATCCGACGGGCGATCCCGAGCGCTTCCCGTCGCCCCCGGAGCAACGGGCAAAATTTGCCGGTCTCGCCCGCCGCGCGCTCGCGCCGGATCGGATCGATGCGCTCGCCGCTGCGGCGACGCGCATCGCCGGCGCGAGCGACGTCCGTGCGCTGCTCGCCCTCACGCGCCCCGGCATTTAG
- a CDS encoding matrixin family metalloprotease, which yields MGRGIGLAVVAFVALGIAAPAGHATTFVAMSERTLARAADAIVVGRITHVETVGGRDGAIDTLVTVHVESSPKGAIDGEIVLKQPGGELAERGLVIPGSPVFTVGERDLLFLSAGHDGTARTTALGLGQFHLAPGAGGDDVAERSVAEPVIGGSPVRRLKLRRLMRTIAKAIASGGSAGAPLVRIPAEVTAPGLERLSPTVERYTFMDNPSARWHEADLGEPVVYGVDAAGDPALGQEASFAALDAAFAAWTNVSGASIVLQRGGSAQLAPLLCDGASQILFGDPFDEMPKPQNCSGVLALGGYCTKGRGTTETDIVNGVRFRRIAEGNITFNAGFGPCGFWTQTNLAEVATHEIGHTIGLGHSSERDDEPSPALKDATMYYRAHFDGRGAGVRPDDVAALRFLYPDPSNPVGSEDADGDGIADDKDNCPGDDPAMGLANTAQTDTDGDGEGDLCDPCPLVPMTGGQQNCQPIQDSEARVLDGTGRGALVWRGAIGLPDGVDVETARVVLTSGGGVLVDTANPASTLRRVGGRLRGRLLYRSTSARIVLRRGRHGAYSVRVVARNVALGSDAMPVVSASLQVGAQTFTTSLSCPPRGRRRFTCRG from the coding sequence GTGGGGAGAGGGATCGGGCTGGCCGTCGTCGCGTTCGTCGCTCTGGGCATCGCCGCCCCGGCGGGCCACGCGACCACCTTCGTCGCCATGAGCGAGCGCACGCTCGCCCGCGCCGCCGATGCGATCGTGGTCGGCAGGATCACGCACGTCGAGACCGTCGGGGGGCGCGACGGCGCGATCGACACGCTGGTCACGGTCCACGTCGAGTCGAGCCCCAAGGGCGCCATCGACGGCGAGATCGTGCTGAAGCAGCCCGGCGGCGAGCTCGCCGAGCGCGGGCTCGTGATCCCCGGATCGCCCGTCTTCACTGTCGGCGAGCGCGATCTCCTGTTCCTGTCGGCCGGGCACGACGGCACGGCGCGGACGACCGCGCTGGGGCTCGGGCAGTTCCATCTTGCGCCCGGCGCGGGCGGCGACGACGTCGCCGAACGCTCGGTCGCGGAACCGGTCATCGGCGGCAGCCCGGTCCGGCGTCTGAAGCTGCGCCGGCTCATGCGCACCATCGCGAAGGCGATCGCGTCTGGCGGGAGCGCCGGGGCGCCGCTCGTGCGGATCCCCGCCGAGGTGACGGCACCAGGGCTCGAACGTCTCTCCCCCACGGTCGAGCGGTACACGTTCATGGACAACCCGAGCGCGCGCTGGCACGAAGCCGACCTCGGGGAGCCGGTCGTCTACGGCGTCGACGCGGCGGGCGATCCGGCGCTCGGGCAGGAAGCGTCGTTCGCGGCGCTGGACGCGGCCTTCGCCGCGTGGACGAACGTCTCGGGCGCGAGCATCGTGCTCCAGCGCGGCGGCTCCGCGCAGCTGGCGCCGCTCCTGTGCGACGGCGCCTCGCAGATCCTCTTCGGCGACCCCTTCGACGAGATGCCGAAGCCGCAGAATTGCAGCGGCGTGCTCGCCCTCGGGGGCTACTGCACGAAGGGGCGTGGGACGACCGAGACGGACATCGTGAACGGCGTGCGCTTCCGGCGGATCGCCGAGGGCAACATCACGTTCAACGCCGGGTTCGGACCGTGCGGCTTCTGGACTCAGACGAACCTCGCCGAGGTCGCGACGCACGAGATCGGTCACACGATCGGGCTCGGGCATTCCTCGGAGCGCGACGACGAGCCGTCCCCGGCCCTGAAGGACGCCACCATGTACTACCGCGCGCACTTCGACGGCCGCGGCGCAGGCGTGCGGCCCGACGACGTCGCCGCCCTGCGGTTCCTGTATCCAGACCCCTCGAACCCCGTGGGCTCCGAGGACGCGGACGGCGACGGCATCGCCGACGACAAGGACAACTGTCCCGGCGACGACCCGGCCATGGGGCTCGCGAACACCGCACAGACCGACACCGACGGCGACGGCGAAGGGGATCTCTGCGATCCATGTCCGCTCGTGCCGATGACCGGCGGCCAGCAGAATTGCCAGCCGATCCAGGACAGCGAGGCGCGCGTCCTGGACGGCACGGGGCGCGGTGCGCTCGTGTGGCGCGGCGCGATCGGGCTGCCGGACGGCGTCGACGTCGAGACGGCGCGGGTCGTGCTCACGAGCGGTGGCGGCGTCCTCGTCGACACGGCCAACCCGGCGAGCACGCTCCGTCGCGTCGGCGGCAGGTTGCGGGGGCGGCTCCTGTACCGGAGCACGTCGGCGCGGATCGTCCTGCGACGCGGGCGGCACGGTGCATACTCGGTGCGGGTCGTCGCCCGCAACGTCGCGCTCGGCTCGGACGCCATGCCGGTCGTGAGCGCGAGCCTGCAGGTGGGCGCCCAGACGTTCACGACCTCGCTCTCGTGCCCGCCGCGCGGGCGTCGCCGCTTCACCTGCCGCGGGTGA